The Amblyomma americanum isolate KBUSLIRL-KWMA chromosome 6, ASM5285725v1, whole genome shotgun sequence genome has a window encoding:
- the LOC144095449 gene encoding uncharacterized protein LOC144095449: MAHHQLPEYDDQSDNWKAYITKVEAYFEATGVSDSGKKRMLLVAALSTRTVQVLSGQVAPRKPNSLTYEEAVKVLDAYFDPKRHEITESYRFFNRCQLEGPANEANEWPLPLPEATVYARNFGRGEKWTPGIVESTTGSRMVSIRTPAGSVRRHVDQVRDREDATPPFGKYQEAAKRDSRTGTPSDYPLLPRTPAEQGGITEPEHELQPELAGSNAEPVRSPQALRRSTRQRKPVQRLHY; encoded by the exons ATGGCTCATCATCAACTACCGGAATACGATGACCAGTCCGACAACTGGAAGGCCTACATCACGAAGGTAGAAGCTTATTTTGAGGCAACTGGCGTCAGCGACTCGGGAAAGAAGAGGATGTTGCTGGTAGCAGCATTGAGTACGCGCACCGTGCAAGTGCTCTCAGGACAGGTTGCACCGAGGAAGCCAAACTCGCTGACGTACGAGGAAGCAGTCAAAGTTTTGGATGCCTACTTCGACCCCAAGCGTCATGAAATAACGGAGAGCTATCGGTTCTTCAATCGCTGCCAGTTGGAAG GGCCAGCGAACGAAGCAAACGAGTGGCCACTGCCATTGCCTGAAGCTACCGTGTACGCCCGCAACTTCGGAAGGGGTGAGAAATGGACTCCAGGAATTGTAGAGTCTACAACAGGCTCTCGGATGGTGAGCATTCGAACACCAGCCGGATCAGTAAGACGACATGTTGACCAGGTGCGGGACCGGGAAGATGCGACGCCACCGTTTGGTAAATACCAAGAAGCGGCTAAACGAGACTCGAGAACAGGTACTCCTAGCGACTACCCACTGTTGCCGAGAACGCCAGCCGAACAAGGGGGCATAACAGAACCTGAGCATGAACTTCAGCCGGAACTCGCAGGGAGCAACGCTGAACCCGTCAGATCACCCCAAGCCTTGCGGCGCTCTACACGTCAAAGGAAACCAGTACAGCGACTTCACTATTAA